One Pseudomonadota bacterium DNA window includes the following coding sequences:
- a CDS encoding transglutaminase domain-containing protein produces MAKRVKNRNRPRQEIYPACADLSRENPRPLKNEPASIDAFAKDLERSGYSICRMPDDSGFKYGWYRKPSQRPALELKVEDQSSKPEAQSSKVEDQSSKLKAEREESGIGQIAGATAGFLAFAGAAAYVVYRIIKGRSAARPLPPTPRLVDAEDLPPKPRLSERPAAEPPSAERGSEPPAEPAASPAAAAPVEPARGPSPDAEPLARINFENYEPLTNQELRHGDILPGGEFVLGDPSTYKRELLTVNFRDDSQAHEILEEARRIGDEKGLTLEQKIEAIAVRIQADFSPVPDGLGRPGRPDTIGYYFKNGGCCRHKAALVQMALAEAGIRSRYVRGSVLGNPSRHAWVEIDIKGDGSYSYAADVHLNSGRWGEKVVIPLPYLDHLEGKVAYAIEGQAGSSSIYLVDPLETNLVWRPRTAKGEPAVRAPFAEIAQPQPQPQPEPQPKPEPQPQPKPQPQPQPQPEPQPQPDPALARDGIPVPRPSPAGVEPRPAVVPAQLPKPGPVAVSPVPPVDMNQSLMLDTRGLPKEPSTSLDLGSLGLEVPVPRPSPQSKEAKPSAQPAGLPRPKPVAASPVPSVDMNQSLMLDTRGLPKEPSTSLDLGSLGLDLSAQEAVAPRPQPQMERPAFEERETQVYEEGKGLLERVKGFFSRAFSPVNVADRYIVNERTVGQPPPLPPAMKPRLPAPPKMKPLPPDAAYMFDRSIARIEKHLPKAMRADFRKSAITYAVSALRPVHDGKRSAVEGEREIWSRETGEKVLIRGVVRVSETITGPYDRIWGKGPLVSVIRSLSLIAKMPHEERERYLDNRGFLLESVVDRVFIENSGLSLPARLALRMRSIEEFRKAKIDQLHDMAGRLHAEWQRIHRLMRENLIHVAERERTDALRNSAARLDKMKKAPLYNSSDSPPDSWLVRQAAFIAMEEKAWKQASPSASLSDIEIREVHSALFRNGWFKEKAPAERFAMAEALSQILNDPAFRGVRLMHVPNEVLKQAGGKGALINHFGFLTKEGVRQAFDRAGLAQPPAGTTIMLPGDMNEKLPMPRAPELAKPPVDVEAMIEEVRAEIARSQGGRMPIAEKPMELHLHEIEVIRDVSEASMQLDISEMEEIRRAGEASMQLDISDIEEIRAPRASIVDAVLGDRPAKVEAELRDAARAVKVRDSADRAAERAARKARDSVRPRFKI; encoded by the coding sequence ATGGCCAAAAGAGTCAAAAACCGCAATCGGCCCAGACAGGAGATATATCCTGCCTGCGCCGATCTGTCCCGCGAAAATCCCCGCCCGCTAAAGAATGAACCCGCCAGCATAGATGCCTTTGCAAAGGACCTCGAGAGGAGCGGCTATTCGATCTGCAGGATGCCGGACGACTCGGGGTTCAAGTACGGGTGGTACAGAAAGCCCTCGCAGCGCCCCGCCCTTGAGCTCAAGGTCGAAGATCAAAGCTCAAAGCCGGAAGCTCAAAGCTCAAAGGTCGAAGATCAAAGTTCAAAGCTCAAAGCTGAAAGGGAAGAAAGTGGGATCGGGCAGATCGCAGGCGCCACGGCAGGATTTCTGGCCTTTGCCGGCGCTGCCGCCTACGTCGTATACAGGATCATTAAAGGGCGAAGCGCTGCGCGCCCCCTGCCTCCGACCCCACGGCTGGTTGATGCGGAAGATCTGCCGCCGAAACCTAGGCTGTCGGAGCGGCCTGCTGCGGAGCCTCCATCGGCTGAGCGGGGATCCGAGCCGCCTGCCGAGCCCGCTGCGTCGCCCGCGGCTGCTGCGCCTGTCGAGCCTGCGAGGGGCCCATCGCCCGATGCGGAGCCCCTTGCCAGGATAAACTTCGAGAACTACGAGCCACTCACGAACCAGGAGCTGCGCCACGGCGACATACTGCCGGGCGGCGAGTTCGTGCTGGGCGACCCATCGACCTACAAGCGCGAGCTCCTCACCGTCAACTTCCGCGATGACTCGCAGGCGCACGAGATACTCGAGGAGGCCAGGAGGATCGGCGACGAGAAGGGGCTCACCCTGGAGCAGAAGATCGAAGCCATAGCCGTGAGGATACAGGCCGATTTTTCGCCGGTCCCCGACGGCCTCGGCAGGCCGGGCAGGCCCGACACCATAGGCTACTACTTCAAGAACGGCGGCTGCTGCAGGCACAAGGCCGCGCTTGTTCAGATGGCGCTCGCGGAGGCGGGCATACGCAGCCGCTACGTGCGGGGCTCCGTGCTGGGCAATCCGAGCCGCCACGCCTGGGTCGAGATCGATATCAAGGGCGACGGCTCCTACAGCTATGCGGCGGACGTGCATCTCAACAGCGGCAGATGGGGCGAGAAGGTCGTGATACCGCTCCCCTACCTGGACCACCTCGAAGGCAAAGTCGCCTATGCGATAGAGGGTCAGGCCGGGAGCAGCTCGATCTATCTCGTCGACCCCTTGGAGACGAATCTGGTGTGGCGGCCCCGCACGGCAAAGGGCGAGCCCGCAGTGCGGGCGCCGTTCGCAGAAATTGCTCAACCTCAGCCTCAGCCTCAGCCTGAACCTCAGCCTAAACCTGAACCTCAGCCTCAGCCTAAACCTCAACCTCAACCTCAACCTCAACCTGAACCTCAACCTCAGCCTGATCCTGCCCTTGCAAGGGACGGGATTCCTGTTCCCAGGCCGTCGCCGGCAGGAGTTGAGCCTAGGCCTGCTGTTGTCCCGGCTCAATTGCCTAAGCCCGGACCTGTCGCCGTGTCACCGGTCCCGCCGGTCGATATGAATCAGTCGCTGATGCTCGATACGAGGGGGCTGCCTAAGGAGCCTTCGACAAGCCTTGACCTCGGAAGCCTGGGCCTCGAAGTGCCTGTGCCCAGGCCTTCTCCGCAGTCGAAAGAGGCCAAACCCTCTGCGCAGCCCGCTGGGCTGCCAAGGCCCAAGCCTGTCGCTGCGTCGCCGGTCCCGTCAGTCGATATGAATCAGTCGCTGATGCTCGATACGAGGGGGCTGCCTAAGGAGCCTTCGACAAGCCTTGATCTCGGAAGCCTGGGCCTTGATCTCTCTGCACAGGAGGCTGTTGCGCCCAGGCCTCAACCTCAAATGGAGCGCCCGGCATTTGAGGAGCGCGAGACGCAGGTTTACGAGGAGGGGAAGGGGCTGTTGGAGAGGGTCAAGGGATTTTTCTCGAGGGCCTTCAGCCCTGTCAATGTCGCGGACCGCTACATCGTAAATGAGAGGACGGTCGGTCAGCCCCCACCGCTGCCGCCCGCCATGAAGCCTCGTCTGCCGGCGCCTCCGAAGATGAAGCCCCTGCCGCCGGATGCCGCGTATATGTTCGATCGCTCGATCGCGAGGATCGAAAAACATCTCCCCAAGGCGATGCGGGCCGATTTCAGGAAATCGGCGATCACCTATGCGGTGTCGGCGCTGAGGCCTGTCCACGATGGGAAGAGATCGGCTGTGGAGGGCGAGCGCGAGATATGGAGCAGGGAGACGGGCGAAAAGGTCCTGATCCGTGGGGTTGTTCGCGTCTCTGAAACCATAACCGGGCCCTATGACAGGATCTGGGGGAAGGGCCCGCTGGTGAGCGTCATTCGATCGCTCTCGCTTATCGCGAAGATGCCGCACGAGGAGCGCGAGAGATATCTCGACAACCGCGGCTTCCTGCTGGAATCGGTCGTGGACCGGGTCTTCATCGAGAACTCAGGGTTGTCGCTGCCCGCGAGGCTCGCGCTTCGCATGCGATCGATAGAGGAGTTCAGAAAGGCGAAGATCGATCAACTGCACGATATGGCCGGGAGGCTGCATGCGGAGTGGCAGAGGATTCACCGGCTCATGAGGGAGAACCTGATCCACGTCGCCGAAAGGGAGCGCACCGATGCGCTCCGCAACAGCGCCGCGCGCCTCGACAAGATGAAGAAAGCCCCGCTCTACAACAGCAGCGACTCTCCGCCCGATTCATGGCTCGTGAGGCAGGCAGCCTTCATCGCCATGGAGGAAAAGGCGTGGAAGCAGGCATCCCCGAGTGCGAGCCTGTCCGACATCGAAATTCGCGAGGTGCACTCGGCGCTCTTCCGCAACGGCTGGTTCAAGGAAAAGGCCCCTGCGGAGAGGTTTGCGATGGCCGAGGCGCTCTCGCAGATACTCAACGACCCTGCCTTCCGCGGCGTGAGGCTCATGCATGTGCCGAACGAGGTTTTGAAGCAGGCCGGCGGCAAGGGCGCGCTTATCAACCATTTCGGCTTCCTGACAAAGGAGGGCGTGAGGCAGGCGTTCGACAGGGCCGGACTCGCGCAGCCGCCGGCGGGCACCACCATCATGCTGCCTGGCGACATGAACGAGAAACTCCCCATGCCTCGCGCGCCTGAGCTGGCAAAGCCTCCGGTCGATGTGGAGGCGATGATAGAGGAGGTAAGGGCGGAGATCGCAAGGAGTCAAGGAGGAAGGATGCCGATCGCCGAGAAACCGATGGAGTTGCACCTGCATGAAATAGAGGTGATCAGGGATGTCAGCGAGGCCTCGATGCAGCTCGATATCAGCGAGATGGAGGAGATAAGAAGGGCCGGCGAGGCCTCGATGCAGCTCGATATCAGCGATATCGAGGAGATCAGGGCCCCCCGGGCGTCGATCGTCGATGCCGTGCTCGGAGATCGACCTGCGAAGGTTGAGGCGGAGCTCAGGGATGCGGCCCGCGCCGTGAAGGTCAGGGACTCGGCCGATCGCGCAGCAGAGCGCGCTGCCCGTAAGGCAAGGGACAGCGTGAGGCCCAGGTTCAAGATCTGA